The Streptomyces sp. NBC_01142 genomic interval TCGACGACCTCCGGGGAGTTGTCGTCGCTCAGTACGTGGCACTGGTCGTAGAACGTGGTCAGGTGCGAGGCCAGCTGGTAGAGGTACCCGGCCAGCTTGTGCGGCTCGTACGAGGTCGCGACCTCGTCCACCGTCTCGGCGAACTGGTCCAGGTGCAGGCCCAGTGCCCGCTCCGCCGGGGCGAGTTCGAGCTCCGGGTGGGCGGCCGGCTTGGCGTCGCCCGCCTTGCGCAGGATCGACTGGATACGTGCGTAGGCGTACTGGAGGTAGACGGACGTGTCGCCGTTGAGCGAGACCATCTGGTCCAGGTCGAACTTGTAGTCCCGCGAGACCGAGGTGGACAGGTCGGCGTACTTCACCGCGCCGATGCCCACCTGGACACCGTTCTCGGTGATCTCCTGCTCGGTCAGGCCGACCTTCTCGGCCTTCGAGCGCACGACGGCCGTCGCCCGCTCCACCGCCTCGTCCAGCAGGTCCACCAGCCGCACCGTCTCGCCCGCACGGGTCTTGAACGGCTTGCCGTCCTTGCCCAGCACCGTGCCGAAGCCGAGCTGGACCGCCTTGACGTCCTCGGTCAGCCAGCCGGCCCGGCGTGCGGTCTCGAAGACCATCTTGAAGTGCAGGGACTGGCGGATGTCGACGACGTACAGGAGGGTGTCGGCCTTCAGGTTCTGCACGCGGTCGCGGATCGCGGAGAGGTCCGTGGCCGCGTACCCGAAGCCGCCGTCGGACTTCTGGACGATCAGCGGGGACGGGTTGCCGTCGGGGCCCTTGACGTCGTCGAAGAAGACGCAGAGCGCGCCGTTGGAGCGCACCGCCACGCCGGACTCCTCCAGGAGGCGGCAGGTCTCCACCAGCATGTGGTTGTAGCCGGACTCGCCGACGATGTCCTCGTCGTGGATCTCGACGTCGAGCTTGTCGAAGACCGAGTAGAAGTAGATCTTCGACTCGTCGACGAACCGCTGCCACAGGGCGACCGTCTCCGGGTCTCCGGCCTGGAGGTCGACGACCCGGCGCCGGGCGCGGGTCTTGAACTCCTCGTCGGAGTCGAAGAGCACCCGGGACGCCTTGTAGACGCGGTTGAGGGAGGACATGGCCTCCTCGCCGGAGACCTCGGACCCGCCCTTGTGGTCCAGCTCGTGCGGGTGCTCGATCAAGTACTGGATGAGCATGCCGAACTGGGTGCCCCAGTCGCCGATGTGGTGGCGGCGAACGACCGTCTCGCCGGAGAACTCCAGGATCTGGACGACCGCGTCGCCGATCACCGAGTTCCGCAGATGGCCGACGTGCATCTCCTTGGCCACGTTCGGCTGGGCGTAGTCGATCACCGTGGTGCCCGGATTGTCCTTGTACGGGACGCCGAGACGGTCGTCGGCGGCGCGGGCCGCCAGCGTCTCGATGATCGACTTGTCGGTGATCGTGATGTTGAGGAAGCCGGGGCCCGAGACCTCGATCTCCTTCAGCACGTCGTTCGCCGGGATCGAGTCGACGACCTTGGCCGCGAGCTCGCGCGGGTTGCTCTTCAGCTTCTTGGCGAGGGCCAGGATGCCGTTGGCCTGGAAGTCGGCCCGGTCGCTTCGTCGCAGCAGCGGGTCGGCGGAGCCGGCCTCCGGCAGAGCTGCCGAGAGGGCGTCCGCGAGGCGCTGCTGCACGGTCGAAGCGAGGGAAGGGACCGAGGCCATGAGCTTCCGTTCCTGTCGAGGGGGGTGAAGGTGGCTGAAGGGCATCCGGAGAAGTGAATGAGTATCCGGATGGCTGTCAAGTATCCCATGGAGAGGCAAGCCGTTTCCCGGGACAATGGGCAACCCCGGGCGGGTCGCTTCCGTCTGGGAGAATGGCCGGTGCCAGCTCAGTGGCGCCAGCTCAGTGGAGAAAAAGGAAGAGGACGTGCCGATCGTGGCTCAGAGCAGCACCGAGACCGACTGGGTCTCCCGTTTCGCGGACGAGGTCATTGCCGAGTCGGAGCGACGTGCGCCTGGCAAACCGGTCGTCGTCGCGTCCGGCCTGTCGCCCTCCGGGCCCATCCACCTGGGCAATCTCCGTGAGGTGATGACCCCGCACCTGGTCGCGGACGAGGTCCGGCGCCGTGGGCACGAAGTCCGCCACGTCATCTCCTGGGACGACTACGACCGGTTCCGGAAGGTTCCGGCCGGGGTCCCGGGCGTGGACGAGTCCTGGGCCGAGCACATCGGCAAGCCGCTCACCTCGGTGCCGGCTCCGGCCGGATCGGCGTACGCGAACTGGGCCGAGCACTTCAAGGCCGCCATGACCGAGGCGCTGGCGGAGATGGGCGTCGAGTACGACGGCATCAGCCAGACCGAGCAGTACACCGCGGGTACGTACCGCGACCAGATCCTGCACGCGATGAAGTGCCGTGGCCAGATCGACGGAATCCTGGACCAGTACCGGACCAAGCAGAAGCCGGGCGGCAAGAAGTCGCAGAAGCCGGTCGACGAGGCCGAGCTGGAGGCCGCGGAGGGCTCCGGCGCGGCGGCCGAGGACGACGGCAGCAGCGGCACCGGGGGCTACTTCCCGTACAAGCCGTACTGCGGTCAGTGCGGGAAGGACCTCACCACCGTCGTCTCGTACGACGACGAGAGCACCGAGCTCGTCTACACCTGCACGGCATGCGGCTTCGGCGAGACCGTGCGGCTGAGCGAGTTCAACCGCGGCAAGCTGGTCTGGAAGGTCGACTGGCCGATGCGCTGGGCGTACGAGGGCGTGATCTTCGAGCCGAGCGGTGTCGACCACTCGTCGCCGGGATCGTCGTTCGTCGTGGGCGGGCAGATCGTGCGCGAGGTGTTCGACGGCGTACAGCCGATCGGCCCGATGTACGCCTTCGTCGGCATCAGCGGCATGGCCAAGATGTCGTCCTCGCGCGGTGGCGTGCCCACGCCGGCCGACGCGCTGAAGATCATGGAGGCGCCGCTGCTGCGCTGGCTGTACGCGCGGCGCCGGCCCAACCAGTCCTTCAAGATCGCCTTCGACCAGGAGATCCAGCGGCTGTACGACGAGTGGGACTCGCTGGAGAAGAAGGTCGCGGACGGGACCGTGCTGCCGGCGGACGCGGCGGCCCACTCGCGGGCGACGCGCACGGCGGCCCGTGAACTGCCGCGCACTCCGCGCCCGTTGGCGTACCGCACGCTCGCGTCGGTCGTCGACATCACGGCCGGGCACGACGAGCAGACGCTGCGGATCCTGAGCGATCTGGACCCGGCGAACCCGCTCACCTCGCTGGACGAGGCGCGCCCGCGGCTGGACCGCGCGGAGAACTGGATCACCACCCAGGTCCCTGCGGAACAGCGCACCCTGGTCCGTGAGGAGCCGGACAAGGAGCTGCTCGGCTCCCTGGACGACCAGGGCAGCGAGTCGCTGCGGCTGCTGCTGGAGGGCCTGGACACGCACTGGTCCCTGGACGGCCTGACGACGCTGGTCTACGGCGTGCCGAAGGTGATGGCGGGCCTGGAGCCGGACGCCAAGCCGACGCCGGAGCTGAAGGTCGCGCAGCGTTCGTTCTTCGCGCTGCTGTACCGCCTGCTGGTGAGCAGGGAGACGGGGCCGCGGCTGCCGACGCTGCTGCTCGCGGTCGGGGCGGACCGGGTGCGGAAGCTGCTGGGCGCGTAGCTGCGCGTACGCGCAGCCACCTTCGCCTGGCTGCCTGGCTGCGTTGCTGCGTTGCTGCGTGAAGGAAGTGGGAGGGCCCTCGTCCGGGATCGGGATCGGACGGGGGCCCTCCGGCGTTGCTGCATCTTTCGGCCTACGGGTGGTTCCGCCCAGGGCAGGACGATCGGGCGCCGGGAGCGGGAGACCGTGGACGTATGAAGGAAATCGTCGCAGTCATCGGCTCGATCGTCGGCATCCAGGGCGTCCTCGGCTTCGTCGGACGAACCTACTCCGACCAGGACTGGGGGCTGCTCCAGATCTGGTTCCACCCGCCCACGCCGCTGTACATCGCCCTCGCCGTCGTCGGCGGCGCGATGGCGCTGTGGGGCGAGGCGGCACGCAAACGGGCGTAGTCCTCGCTGATCCGCAGCGCCCTGTGGCCGGCACTGTTCAGGCAGCGGCCTGCGGCTGCGCCGGCTACGCGATGTGTTCCGCGTCCAGCTCGGTCTGGTAGCGGTAGCGGAAGTCCCGCAGGTAGCCCCTGAGTGAGCTCTCGCTCAGGGGGCCGCCCGTGCGGCCCGTGATGCCGTAGAGGTCCATCAGATAGAGGCCGAACTGGCGGGCGTTCGGGAAGTCGCCGTGCTCGCTCACGTACTTGCGGAAGGCGTTGAAGTACGCCTCCTCGCGGGAGAGATCGTCGGGCAGGCCCGTGGCCGGCAGTTCCTCGGCATCGGGGTCCAGGTGCTCCTCGGCAGGCAGCCCCGCGTCGGGCGCCTGCTCCGGGAACTGGGCCTCCGTGCGGGGGCCGGGGACAGTGCCGCCGAGCGGGCGGGTGCGGCCGGGGCCCGCGGGGACCCGTACCGCAGTGGGCTCCAGGCCCTCCACGTACGTCGGGTTGAAGGCGCTCTCGTAGGCTTCCTGCGGGACGTGCGGTGCCGCGAACCAGGGGCTCTCGTGGCTGCCCGGCCCCTCCTCGTACTGCTCGTACTCCTGGTACTCGTCGTGCTCCTGGGGCCAGTCCTGCGGACCGGGGGCCTGAGCCCGGGGCTCTGCCTGTTCCTGGCCCTGGTTCTGGCCCTGGTTCTGGCCCGGGTTCCCGTTCTGGTCCTGGCGCTCGTGCTGCGCTCGCGGCAGCTCGGGCTGTTGCTGCACCTGCTGCGGTACCTGCTGCTGCACCGGTGACGGCGGCAGCAGCGCCGGTTCGACACCCGCCGCCGCCAGTCCCGCGGGAGCCGTCTCGGCGAGCGGCACGCCGTACTTCGCCAGGCGCAGCGGCATCAGCGACTCCACCGGGGCCTTGCGTCTCCACGCCCGGCCGAAGCGGGCCTGCAGGCGCGCCTGGTAGATCAGCCGGTCCTGCTCCAGCTTGATGACCTGCTCATAGCTGCGCAGCTCCCACAGCTTCATCCGGCGCCACAGCCGGAACGTGGGTATGGGGGAGAGCAGCCAGCGGGTGAGCCGTACCCCCTCCATGTGCTTGTCCGCCGTGATGTCGGCGATCCGGCCCACCGCGTGCCGTGCCGCCTCGACCGAGACGACGAACAGCACGGGGATCACCGCGTGCATACCGACACCCAGCGGGTCCGGCCAGGACGCCGCGCCGTTGAAGGCGATGGTGGCCACGGTGAGCAGCCAGGCGGTCTGGCGCAGCAGCGGGAAGGGGATGCGCATCCACGTCAGGAGCAGGTCGAGCGCGAGCAGAACGCAGATGCCTGCGTCGATGCCGATCGGGAAGACGAGGGAGAACTCGCCGAAGCCCTTCTTCTCCGCGAGCTCGCGCACGGCGGCGTACGAGCCCGCGAAGCCGATCGCGGCGATGACCACCGCGCCTGCGACGACGACCCCGATGAGTATGCGGTGCGTGCGTGTGAGCTGCATCGCGGCCACCCGCGATCCCCTTCCCCGTTTTCGGATTCAGCGGGCACAGCCTGGCACATGTGTCCGGAGTCCGTCCCTCCGGGGAGGGACGGACTCTGTCGGGCTCCGCCAACAGGCCGGGGCCGGGACCTAGTTGTCCGCGGACTTCTCGGTGGACTTCTCGGTGGGCGACTCGGCGGTTTTGTCAGCAGCCTTGTTGGTCGTGGCGATCGAGGCCACCGCTTCCTTGGCGGCCTTCAGCGCGTCCTTCGTCAGGTCCCCGGCGGACGGGCTCTTCGCGCCCGCGTAGCCCGTGCCGTTGTAGGTGAGGGTGATGACGGCGTTCTCCGTACGCGTCACGACCGTCGCGTAGGTGAAGTCCTCGTCGGTCTTCTTCAGGTCGTAGTTGATGACCGTCGCCGACGCGCCGACGCCGGAGGCGGGCGAGGACTTCACGTTCTTGGCGCCGTCGGTGGCCTTCGCCTTGGCAATCTCCTGGGTGTAGCTCTTCTCGGCGCGCTGATCGCCGCTGAGGGCGAGGGTCGCCTCGGAGTCGTACCGGAGGAAGGAGACATCGAGCCAGCGGTACTGCGAGCCCTTCACGCCCTTGTCGTCCAGACCGTTCCAGGAGCAGCTGCCGCGGCTGGTGGAGTCCGTGGACTTGCCGGACGAGCCGGCCTTCGACTCCGGCACGAGGTCCTTGACCGTCTTCTCGGAGATCGACTTGCAGGGGTCGGGCAGGTCGGTGAACTTCGCGGGGGCGACGTTCGGCGACTTCTGCGCCTGGGGAGAGGCGGACGAGCCCGAGGCCTTCTTGCCGTCGGACGTGTTGTCGGAGTCCGACGAGCAGCCGGCGACGACGAGCATCACCGGGACGGCTGCACAGGCGAGAATGCGGGTGAGTCGCGAGGCTGAACGGTGCATGGTTCCTTCAGTCGGTTGTCGTCCGGTCCGGTGGGGTCGGGTCGGTTCGGGTCGGGTTCGGCGAGGCCACGGTACGCGGACACGCCGCGTCCGCGGGTGGGTCTGCGGATCCGTACGTGCGAGGCGCGGGAGCCTGCGAGCCTGCTCAGTCGTCGATCTGCTCGGCCAGTTTGCGGGCCAGACTCTGGGCCTTGTCCTGCAGTTCTTTGCTGTCCGGGACCTCGGTGATGCGGGCGGGCTGCTCGCCGTACTCGATGGTCACGACGACGTTCGATGTGCGGAACACCACGCTGACGGTGCGCTGCTGCGCGGTCGATCCGGACCGGCGGAGGATGTCGTCGAGGAACGCGGCGTCGCCGAGGTCGTCGAGCACGCGCGGTTCCAGGCCGTCGGGGGTCTCGGTGGCCGTGCCCCCCGTGTCCTCCGTGTCCTCGGTGGCCGGGGGCTTGGCGGTGGGGGCGGTGCCGGGGCCTGTGCCCGTGCCTGCGCCCGTGCCTGCGCCCGTGCCGGTCGCGGTCGGGGAGGAGGGGGGCGGGGACTGCTTGCCCCCGCCGCCCGGGGGCACGGTGGCGGCCGGCAGGGAGGAGGCGGCCTGCTTCTTCGTGAAGACCTCCTGCGCCCGGTCGTCGTCGCTCACGACTGTGTCGTACGAGACAACGCGCTCGAAGTCCACCCTGAGCTGGTGGGAGGCGTCCGGGGCGACGGCCTTCCAGCTGCAGCCGCCGCGGCGGTCGGTGTCGTAGGTGACGTCGGCGGTGCCGCGGTACACCTTCTGCTGCTGCTCCTCGGGCAGCTCGGCGGCGCCGGGCAGCAGATCCTTGAGGGTCGAGAGCTCGATGGAGCCGCAGGGCTCGGGGAGGTTGCGGTACTTGCCGGGGGGCGCGGCGGACGTCGTGGCTTGGCCGGGCTTGTCGACGGTGGCGGAGCCCTCGGTGCCGCTGCCGGCGGTGCAGCCGGTGACGAGCGCCGCGAGGAGCGCCGCCAGGCCGGGTACGTACGCCTTTCGTTGCACGGTCCCAGGCTCCCTTCGTGAGGAAAAGCGGTTGCCGCCCGAAGGCGGCCGGTGGACACAATGTGTATCGCACGCGCTGCCGTGGATGCCGGTCCGTTGAGTCTTTTACGGGTTTTGGCTCCGGCTTTTGCGCTATGAGACTCAGCGGGGGAATTGAGGGGTTATGTCGTATGTAGAGGTGCCGGGCGCGAAGGTCCCGATCCGGATGTGGACCGACCCTTCGTCGGTCGAGGATGTCGCCATGCGGCAGCTGCAGAACGTCGCCACCCTGCCGTGGATCAAGGGCCTCGCGGTGATGCCGGACGTCCACTACGGCAAGGGCGCGACGGTCGGCTCGGTGATCGCGATGCATGGTGCGGTCTGCCCGGCGGCGGTCGGGGTCGACATCGGCTGCGGAATGTCCGCCGTGAAGACCTCGCTGACCGCGAACGACCTTCCGGGTGATCTTTCCCGGCTCCGTTCGAAGATCGAGCAGGCGATCCCGGTCGGCCGGGGGATGCACGACGACCCGGTGGACCCGGGCGGGCTGCAGAGCTTCCCGACGGCGGGGTGGGGCGACTTCTGGAGCCGGTTCGACGGGGTGGCCGATGCGGTCAAATTCCGTCAGGAGCGGGCGACGAAGCAGATGGGGTCACTCGGAAGCGGAAACCACTTCATCGAGTTCTGCCTCGACGAGTCGGGCGCGGTCTGGCTGATGCTCCACTCCGGCTCCCGGAACATCGGCAAGGAGCTCGCCGAGCACCACATGGGCGTGGCGCAGAAGCTGTCGCACAACCAGGGACTGGTCGACCGGGATCTGGCTGTGTTCATTGCGGACACCCCGGAGATGACGGCGTACCGGAACGACCTCTTCTGGGCGCAGGAGTACGCGAAGTACAACCGCGCGATCATGATGGGGCTCTTCCAGGACGTGGTCCGCAAGGAGTTCAAGAAGGCCAGGGTCACCTTCGAGTCGGTCATCTCCTGCCACCACAACTACGTGTCGGAGGAGCGGTACGAAGGCATGGACCTGCTGGTCACCCGTAAGGGCGCGATCCGGGCCGGCAGCGGGGACTTCGGGATCATCCCGGGGTCGATGGGCACCGGCTCGTACATTGTGAAGGGGCTGGGGAACGAGAAGTCGTTCAACTCGGCGTCGCACGGCGCGGGCCGGAGGATGAGCCGTAACGCGGCGAAGCGGCGCTTCTCGACGCGGGACCTGGAGGAGCAGACGCGGGGTGTGGAGTGCCGTAAGGACTCCGGCGTCGTGGATGAGATCCCGGGGGCGTACAAGCCGATCGAGAAGGTCATCGACCAGCAGCGGGATCTGGTCGAGGTCGTAGCGAAGCTGAAGCAGGTCGTGTGCGTGAAGGGCTGAAGTCGCCCGCTGTCGAGGGGCCGTGGACCGCGCACAGTGTGCGTCGTCCGCGGCTTCTTTCTTGTGGAGTGGTTCACCGGCAGGGGGTCTTGGGATGGGTACGGACATCAATGGGTTCGTCGAGTTCAGGGCAGGGCGTGCCGACATGGGGGAGCGAGACGTGGTCTGGCGGGCCGCTGTCGACCTGGACCGCCTCAACGACACCCGGAACTATGACGCGTTCGGCTGTCTCTTCGGGGTGCGCAACTTCGCCAACTTCCGGCCGCTGGCCGCCGAGCGTGGCAGGCCCGTCGATGCGTCGGAGGAGGTCCGGGCCGAACTGGACCGGCTCGCCCTGTGGCCGGACCAGTTGTACGGCACCACGTGGATCACCTGGGCGGAGCTGAAGGCGGTCGACTGGGATGAGCCGGCCGAGCGGCCGGACAGCCGCATCCATCAGTACCGGCAGACCCCCGACGGGCGCAGATTTGTCGGGAAAGCCGGCTGGGACGCCCGATTCGCGCAGGCGCTCAACCTGTCACAGCGTCCGTCCGACCCGCGGCCGACCTGGCCCGAGGGGACGGAATGGCTCATCGGCGACACTCTCTACAGGTCCGAGACACTCCGCCGTCGGGACGCGGTCGGGGAGGACGGCGAGTGGAAGCCGGTCTGGGACGCGATGGAAAAGCTCGCCTCGCAGCACGGCGACGATCATGTGCGACTGGTCGTCTGGTTCGACGACTGAATGGGCCCGGGGTTTTTGTTGTGAGCTTGGTGTCAGCCCCTGGTGGCAAAGGGGGCCATCAGTGCGGGCTCGGGGGAGTGGGGGCTCATCCCCGGTTCCATGGGTACGGAGTCGTACATCGTCCGCGGTCTGGGGAACGAGAAGTCGTTCAACTCGGCGTCGCACGGGGCCGACCGGAGGATGACGTGGTGAAACCGTCTTCGCGACACACACCCTCGATCACATCGATCACCCCCTGGCTCCGTTGCCTTGCGGCGCAGTGCCTGGGGCCGTCGTTACTGCTGGGTCCTGGTCCAGTAGTCCGCGAGCATTTCGCGCGGCCAGCTAGGCTCCCGCACCTCTCCTCGCGGTCCCAATTCCTCGAAGTACGGTGCCAGGTCATAGATCGGCGAGCCGTCGATGGCGTCGAGATCTGCGACGTGGAGGTCAAGGCCGTCGACCTTGAGCAAGCGGGGGAAAGACTCGGCCAGTTGGTTCGGTCGGCGGTGGTTGCGGTGCACGAAGGTGCCTGTGGCAGGCCACTTGGGGTTGTTGCGTGGGCTGCGGGCGTGCAGGGCGACGTCGTCGGGTGATGCTTTGTGGAAGTGCCAGACGACGAGGAGGTGTGAGAACTCCTCAAGGCCCTG includes:
- a CDS encoding SAM-dependent methyltransferase, translating into MTQSLEIKPIGIVVGGHTEPTDDHWGETAIIRLNPEYPVEVVQGLEEFSHLLVVWHFHKASPDDVALHARSPRNNPKWPATGTFVHRNHRRPNQLAESFPRLLKVDGLDLHVADLDAIDGSPIYDLAPYFEELGPRGEVREPSWPREMLADYWTRTQQ
- a CDS encoding RtcB family protein; translated protein: MSYVEVPGAKVPIRMWTDPSSVEDVAMRQLQNVATLPWIKGLAVMPDVHYGKGATVGSVIAMHGAVCPAAVGVDIGCGMSAVKTSLTANDLPGDLSRLRSKIEQAIPVGRGMHDDPVDPGGLQSFPTAGWGDFWSRFDGVADAVKFRQERATKQMGSLGSGNHFIEFCLDESGAVWLMLHSGSRNIGKELAEHHMGVAQKLSHNQGLVDRDLAVFIADTPEMTAYRNDLFWAQEYAKYNRAIMMGLFQDVVRKEFKKARVTFESVISCHHNYVSEERYEGMDLLVTRKGAIRAGSGDFGIIPGSMGTGSYIVKGLGNEKSFNSASHGAGRRMSRNAAKRRFSTRDLEEQTRGVECRKDSGVVDEIPGAYKPIEKVIDQQRDLVEVVAKLKQVVCVKG
- a CDS encoding DUF3558 domain-containing protein gives rise to the protein MQRKAYVPGLAALLAALVTGCTAGSGTEGSATVDKPGQATTSAAPPGKYRNLPEPCGSIELSTLKDLLPGAAELPEEQQQKVYRGTADVTYDTDRRGGCSWKAVAPDASHQLRVDFERVVSYDTVVSDDDRAQEVFTKKQAASSLPAATVPPGGGGKQSPPPSSPTATGTGAGTGAGTGTGPGTAPTAKPPATEDTEDTGGTATETPDGLEPRVLDDLGDAAFLDDILRRSGSTAQQRTVSVVFRTSNVVVTIEYGEQPARITEVPDSKELQDKAQSLARKLAEQIDD
- a CDS encoding DUF2637 domain-containing protein, encoding MAAMQLTRTHRILIGVVVAGAVVIAAIGFAGSYAAVRELAEKKGFGEFSLVFPIGIDAGICVLLALDLLLTWMRIPFPLLRQTAWLLTVATIAFNGAASWPDPLGVGMHAVIPVLFVVSVEAARHAVGRIADITADKHMEGVRLTRWLLSPIPTFRLWRRMKLWELRSYEQVIKLEQDRLIYQARLQARFGRAWRRKAPVESLMPLRLAKYGVPLAETAPAGLAAAGVEPALLPPSPVQQQVPQQVQQQPELPRAQHERQDQNGNPGQNQGQNQGQEQAEPRAQAPGPQDWPQEHDEYQEYEQYEEGPGSHESPWFAAPHVPQEAYESAFNPTYVEGLEPTAVRVPAGPGRTRPLGGTVPGPRTEAQFPEQAPDAGLPAEEHLDPDAEELPATGLPDDLSREEAYFNAFRKYVSEHGDFPNARQFGLYLMDLYGITGRTGGPLSESSLRGYLRDFRYRYQTELDAEHIA
- the argS gene encoding arginine--tRNA ligase; its protein translation is MASVPSLASTVQQRLADALSAALPEAGSADPLLRRSDRADFQANGILALAKKLKSNPRELAAKVVDSIPANDVLKEIEVSGPGFLNITITDKSIIETLAARAADDRLGVPYKDNPGTTVIDYAQPNVAKEMHVGHLRNSVIGDAVVQILEFSGETVVRRHHIGDWGTQFGMLIQYLIEHPHELDHKGGSEVSGEEAMSSLNRVYKASRVLFDSDEEFKTRARRRVVDLQAGDPETVALWQRFVDESKIYFYSVFDKLDVEIHDEDIVGESGYNHMLVETCRLLEESGVAVRSNGALCVFFDDVKGPDGNPSPLIVQKSDGGFGYAATDLSAIRDRVQNLKADTLLYVVDIRQSLHFKMVFETARRAGWLTEDVKAVQLGFGTVLGKDGKPFKTRAGETVRLVDLLDEAVERATAVVRSKAEKVGLTEQEITENGVQVGIGAVKYADLSTSVSRDYKFDLDQMVSLNGDTSVYLQYAYARIQSILRKAGDAKPAAHPELELAPAERALGLHLDQFAETVDEVATSYEPHKLAGYLYQLASHLTTFYDQCHVLSDDNSPEVVENRLFLCDLTGRTLHRGMALLGIRTPERL
- the lysS gene encoding lysine--tRNA ligase translates to MPIVAQSSTETDWVSRFADEVIAESERRAPGKPVVVASGLSPSGPIHLGNLREVMTPHLVADEVRRRGHEVRHVISWDDYDRFRKVPAGVPGVDESWAEHIGKPLTSVPAPAGSAYANWAEHFKAAMTEALAEMGVEYDGISQTEQYTAGTYRDQILHAMKCRGQIDGILDQYRTKQKPGGKKSQKPVDEAELEAAEGSGAAAEDDGSSGTGGYFPYKPYCGQCGKDLTTVVSYDDESTELVYTCTACGFGETVRLSEFNRGKLVWKVDWPMRWAYEGVIFEPSGVDHSSPGSSFVVGGQIVREVFDGVQPIGPMYAFVGISGMAKMSSSRGGVPTPADALKIMEAPLLRWLYARRRPNQSFKIAFDQEIQRLYDEWDSLEKKVADGTVLPADAAAHSRATRTAARELPRTPRPLAYRTLASVVDITAGHDEQTLRILSDLDPANPLTSLDEARPRLDRAENWITTQVPAEQRTLVREEPDKELLGSLDDQGSESLRLLLEGLDTHWSLDGLTTLVYGVPKVMAGLEPDAKPTPELKVAQRSFFALLYRLLVSRETGPRLPTLLLAVGADRVRKLLGA
- a CDS encoding DUF3558 domain-containing protein, giving the protein MHRSASRLTRILACAAVPVMLVVAGCSSDSDNTSDGKKASGSSASPQAQKSPNVAPAKFTDLPDPCKSISEKTVKDLVPESKAGSSGKSTDSTSRGSCSWNGLDDKGVKGSQYRWLDVSFLRYDSEATLALSGDQRAEKSYTQEIAKAKATDGAKNVKSSPASGVGASATVINYDLKKTDEDFTYATVVTRTENAVITLTYNGTGYAGAKSPSAGDLTKDALKAAKEAVASIATTNKAADKTAESPTEKSTEKSADN